One window of Candidatus Regiella endosymbiont of Tuberolachnus salignus genomic DNA carries:
- the yidA gene encoding sugar-phosphatase, with translation MAIKLIAIDMDGTLLDPNHTITPAVKQAIHDAKQKGVYVVLTTGRSYIGVQKHLHELNLHNEHNFCITSNGALVQKAMTGECISQETLSFADYLELEALARNLGVHFHAIDFDCLYTANQNVSKYTLHEVALTGIPMKRRAVSEMNTTSRFPKLMMVDEPEILDNAIARIPEDVHKRFTFVKSAAHFLEILNKQANKGAGVKILAEHLGIAQENVMALGDQANDSEMIHYAGIGVAMGNAIPELKKIAQYTTHSNAEDGVAHAIKKYVLN, from the coding sequence ATGGCTATTAAATTAATTGCAATTGATATGGATGGAACCCTACTCGATCCAAATCATACTATTACTCCAGCGGTAAAACAGGCTATACATGACGCTAAACAAAAAGGAGTGTATGTCGTACTGACGACAGGGCGATCTTATATCGGAGTACAAAAACATCTACATGAATTGAATTTACATAATGAGCATAATTTTTGTATCACCAGTAATGGCGCACTGGTACAAAAAGCCATGACTGGGGAATGTATATCACAGGAGACGCTGAGTTTTGCCGATTATCTCGAATTAGAAGCATTGGCACGAAACTTAGGGGTGCATTTCCATGCTATTGATTTTGATTGTTTATACACCGCCAATCAAAATGTTAGCAAATATACGTTGCATGAGGTTGCACTGACCGGTATTCCGATGAAACGTCGTGCTGTCAGTGAAATGAATACCACATCACGTTTTCCTAAACTCATGATGGTTGATGAACCTGAAATATTAGATAACGCCATTGCCCGCATTCCGGAAGATGTACATAAACGCTTTACTTTTGTAAAAAGCGCAGCGCATTTTCTAGAAATTTTGAATAAACAAGCCAATAAAGGCGCTGGGGTGAAAATACTGGCAGAGCACCTTGGCATTGCTCAAGAAAATGTTATGGCATTGGGCGACCAAGCTAATGATAGCGAAATGATCCATTATGCAGGTATCGGTGTCGCCATGGGAAACGCCATTCCCGAACTGAAAAAAATAGCCCAATATACCACCCACAGCAATGCAGAGGACGGTGTTGCGCACGCAATTAAAAAATATGTTTTGAATTAA
- the ppiB gene encoding peptidylprolyl isomerase B, with amino-acid sequence MVTLHTNHGDIVINTFNNKAPITVENFLQHCRQGFYNDTIFHRVINGFMIQGGGFKPKMQEKKTQPSIKNEANNGLKNTRGTLAMARTNDPHSASTQFFINVVDNDFLNFRSEKTNEWGYCVFAEVTAGLDVVDKIKEMVTGSHGIHQDVPKEDVIITHVTCSE; translated from the coding sequence ATGGTTACTCTTCATACCAATCACGGTGATATTGTTATTAATACTTTTAATAATAAGGCTCCCATTACCGTGGAGAATTTTTTACAACATTGCCGCCAAGGATTTTACAACGATACTATTTTTCATCGTGTTATCAATGGATTTATGATCCAAGGTGGTGGCTTCAAGCCAAAGATGCAAGAAAAAAAAACACAGCCTTCAATCAAAAATGAAGCGAATAACGGCCTAAAAAATACTCGGGGCACGCTGGCAATGGCGCGAACCAATGATCCACATTCAGCCAGCACTCAATTTTTTATTAATGTTGTTGATAATGATTTCCTAAATTTTCGGTCAGAAAAAACTAATGAGTGGGGCTACTGTGTTTTTGCAGAAGTGACCGCAGGTTTGGATGTGGTTGATAAAATAAAAGAAATGGTAACCGGCTCTCACGGTATCCATCAAGATGTGCCGAAAGAAGATGTCATCATTACACATGTCACTTGCAGTGAATAA
- a CDS encoding UDP-2,3-diacylglucosamine diphosphatase, giving the protein MSTIFIADLHLSVQRPEITANFMRFLQREVLHADSLYILGDLFDTWIGDDDPEPLHRQVAGALKSLQQQGVPCYFIHGNRDFLIGKNFAAESKMTLLAQEKIVTLYGRKILLLHGDTLCIDDIAYQRFRRVVHNPVIQRFFLWLPFHLRYHIAMQLRHRSQQSNSDKSETIMDVNQQAVIDALQRYHVDWMIHGHTHRPAIHSIELSITTSPIKTVHRAVLGAWHNEGSMIKVSPETIELIRFPL; this is encoded by the coding sequence ATGAGCACGATTTTTATTGCAGATTTACATCTTAGCGTTCAGCGCCCTGAGATTACCGCTAATTTTATGCGTTTTTTACAACGTGAAGTGCTTCATGCTGATAGTTTATATATTTTGGGTGATCTTTTTGATACCTGGATTGGTGATGATGACCCCGAGCCACTACACAGACAAGTGGCCGGGGCATTAAAATCGCTACAACAACAAGGTGTTCCTTGCTATTTTATTCACGGTAATCGGGATTTTTTGATCGGCAAAAATTTTGCTGCCGAAAGTAAAATGACGTTGCTCGCGCAAGAAAAAATCGTGACCTTGTATGGTCGTAAAATCTTACTATTGCATGGTGACACTTTATGTATTGACGATATTGCCTACCAACGTTTTCGCCGTGTAGTACATAATCCAGTAATTCAGCGTTTTTTTTTGTGGTTACCTTTTCATCTCCGTTACCATATTGCAATGCAGTTACGTCATCGTAGCCAACAAAGTAATAGCGATAAATCGGAAACCATTATGGACGTGAATCAACAAGCCGTTATTGATGCATTACAACGTTACCATGTTGATTGGATGATTCACGGACATACCCACCGTCCTGCTATCCATTCTATTGAATTGTCAATAACAACATCACCGATAAAAACCGTTCATCGAGCCGTATTAGGGGCATGGCATAATGAAGGCTCGATGATTAAAGTCTCTCCAGAAACCATTGAGTTGATCCGCTTTCCTCTATAA
- a CDS encoding prepilin peptidase-dependent protein, translating into MIALSFGSLILLSAVKIYPQFRQQVSILYQHYRLEQIMRQGIFTIEKDLRRAGFCKKKCYGSAITLSQYRGEIENSCIIIAYDLNRNGYWEEEGHENSEYFGYRLHNGSLEAQRGGKTCFGNGWEKLFDPQEIQITHFTITDLNDLTPGNLFKLQLSGHSVRNPRIQLQINSVINGKNL; encoded by the coding sequence ATGATAGCGTTGAGTTTTGGTAGTTTGATTTTATTGAGCGCGGTAAAAATTTATCCACAATTTCGCCAGCAAGTTTCAATCCTGTATCAGCATTACCGACTTGAACAGATAATGAGACAAGGCATCTTTACTATTGAAAAAGATTTACGGCGGGCAGGATTTTGTAAAAAAAAATGTTACGGATCGGCAATAACCCTTAGTCAATATCGAGGTGAAATTGAAAATTCCTGCATAATCATTGCTTATGATCTTAATCGTAATGGCTACTGGGAAGAAGAAGGGCATGAAAATTCTGAATATTTTGGTTATCGGCTACACAATGGATCCTTAGAGGCGCAGCGAGGCGGCAAAACTTGTTTTGGTAATGGTTGGGAAAAACTATTTGATCCACAAGAAATCCAAATAACCCATTTTACAATCACAGATTTAAACGATTTAACACCAGGGAATTTATTCAAATTGCAACTTTCCGGTCATTCAGTACGCAATCCCAGGATTCAGTTGCAGATAAACAGTGTAATTAATGGTAAAAATTTATGA
- a CDS encoding prepilin peptidase-dependent protein, whose amino-acid sequence MKTHVAIKPIKINHLIVKQKGISLIELMLVIFLASLMAIWGGKNWYRYQQRERLVMSAQQLLSFLTQIKADADWSNRTISLWIHQANGSCVGSGGIGKRSCEEKNNKVYAPAYNDILLNTFAQNEMGFYGRRNTAQPGHFVLSNSAGRIRLVISNRGRMRLCSENKSIAGITACR is encoded by the coding sequence ATGAAAACCCATGTTGCAATAAAACCAATCAAAATCAACCACCTTATCGTAAAACAAAAAGGTATTAGCCTAATCGAATTAATGCTTGTTATTTTTTTGGCTAGCCTAATGGCGATTTGGGGTGGAAAAAATTGGTATCGCTATCAACAACGGGAACGTTTGGTGATGAGTGCACAACAGCTGCTATCTTTTCTCACTCAGATTAAAGCTGATGCTGACTGGAGTAACCGTACTATTTCGCTGTGGATACACCAGGCTAATGGATCCTGTGTTGGCAGTGGCGGCATAGGGAAAAGATCCTGTGAGGAAAAAAATAATAAGGTATATGCCCCAGCTTATAACGATATTTTATTAAATACCTTTGCACAAAATGAAATGGGATTTTATGGACGGCGCAATACAGCCCAGCCCGGACACTTTGTTCTCTCTAATTCAGCAGGACGTATTCGGCTAGTTATATCAAATCGGGGCAGAATGAGACTATGTAGTGAAAATAAATCGATAGCAGGCATTACCGCCTGTCGTTAA
- a CDS encoding YgdB family protein translates to MKSLYIPNEFRVTARWQSIESPKYIAFVFEVAAKRPGRPTDERRQLGNSGEHPQPTIRRLQRQRVYQQGSCILITVMIFFTLSLLLLTGLHRQLEYAIRITHHEQSYLQAYNQAASSLSWGITRRWPLKSLQYNKSRYYGKWTCETQAFHGLKACIKAAAASNLLWLKGEGTVPNQTQKIVLYQQVAPVIDPSAIELQKVVGIAQRWLDFCPERDEKFCAD, encoded by the coding sequence ATGAAATCACTGTACATACCCAATGAATTTCGCGTTACGGCAAGGTGGCAATCAATCGAATCCCCGAAGTATATAGCCTTCGTCTTTGAAGTTGCCGCTAAGCGGCCAGGGCGACCGACCGATGAGCGTAGACAACTAGGTAATTCGGGCGAACACCCGCAACCAACAATACGGCGGCTTCAAAGGCAAAGGGTATATCAGCAAGGTAGCTGCATTCTAATAACTGTAATGATATTTTTTACGTTGAGCCTACTGCTATTAACGGGGCTACACCGTCAATTAGAATATGCTATTCGCATTACTCATCACGAACAATCTTACCTACAAGCTTACAACCAAGCAGCTTCGTCACTGAGCTGGGGGATAACTCGCCGTTGGCCACTTAAATCCTTGCAATATAACAAGTCGCGATATTACGGAAAATGGACGTGTGAAACACAAGCATTCCATGGCCTCAAAGCCTGCATTAAAGCAGCGGCAGCCTCTAACCTACTATGGTTAAAAGGAGAAGGCACGGTGCCCAACCAAACTCAAAAGATTGTTTTATACCAACAGGTTGCTCCGGTAATAGATCCTTCTGCTATAGAACTGCAAAAAGTAGTGGGTATTGCACAACGGTGGCTTGATTTTTGTCCAGAGAGAGATGAAAAATTTTGTGCCGACTAA
- a CDS encoding prepilin-type N-terminal cleavage/methylation domain-containing protein, with protein sequence MPKKNRRLTYQQGFSLPEVVIAALLLSVSLLGLLQYQQTLLQRFQQQWQLRQAWSLAQQNIEILTNKDTFLSGAQLPEPAKNWQYTQSREPLAEDCIKLNVRVTTPQKQNVNLSRWFCGSEK encoded by the coding sequence ATACCGAAAAAAAATAGGCGATTGACATACCAGCAAGGTTTCAGTCTACCAGAAGTCGTTATTGCAGCTTTATTACTCTCAGTATCTTTACTTGGACTACTGCAATACCAACAAACATTACTACAACGTTTTCAGCAGCAATGGCAACTAAGACAAGCGTGGTCACTCGCCCAACAAAACATTGAAATTTTAACCAATAAAGATACATTTCTGTCTGGAGCTCAGCTACCAGAGCCTGCCAAAAATTGGCAATACACTCAGAGTAGAGAGCCGCTCGCTGAAGATTGTATAAAACTAAATGTTAGGGTTACCACGCCACAAAAGCAAAATGTCAATTTGAGTCGCTGGTTTTGTGGTTCAGAAAAATAA